From a region of the Pan paniscus chromosome 19, NHGRI_mPanPan1-v2.0_pri, whole genome shotgun sequence genome:
- the AATK gene encoding serine/threonine-protein kinase LMTK1 isoform X5: MSSSFFNPSFAFSSHFDPDGAPLSELSWPSSLAVVAVSFSGLFAVIVLMLACLCCKKGGIGFKEFENAEGDEYAADLAQGSPATAAQNGPDVYVLPLTEVSLPMAKQPGRSVQLLKSTDVGRHSLLYLKEIGHGWFGKVFLGEVNSGISSAQVVVKELQASASVQEQMQFLEEVQPYRALKHSNLLQCLAQCAEVTPYLLVMEFCPLGDLKGYLRSCRVAESMAPDPRTLQRMACEVACGVLHLHRNNFVHSDLALRNCLLTADLTVKIGDYGLAHCKYREDYFVTADQLWVPLRWIAPELVDEVHSNLLVVDQTKSGNVWSLGVTIWELFELGTQPYPQHSDQQVLAYTVREQQLKLPKPQLQLTLSDRWYEVMQFCWLQPEQRPTAEEVHLLLSYLCAKGATEAEEEFERRWRSLRPGGGGVGPGPGAAGPMLGGVVELAAASSFPLLEQFAGDGFHADGDDVLTVTETSRGLNFEYKWEAGRGAEAFPATLSPGRTARLQELCAPDGAPPGVVPVLSAHSPSLGSEYFIRLEEAAPAAGHDPDCAGCAPSPPATADQDDDSDGSTAASLAVEPLLGHGPPVDVPWGRGNHYPRRSLARDPLCPSRSPSPSAGPLSLAEGGAEDADWGVAAFCPPFFEDPLGTSPLGSSGAPPLPLTGEDELEEVGARRAAQRGHWRSNVSANNNSGSRCPESWDPISAGCHAEGCPSPKQTPRASPEPGYPGEPLLGLQAASAQEPGCCPGLPHLCSAQGLAPAPCLVTPSWTETAGSGGDHPQAEPKLATEAEGTAGPCLPLPSVPSPSQEGAPLPSEEASAPDAPDALPDSPTPATGGEVSAIKLASVLNGSSSSPEVEAPSSEDEDTAEATSGIFTDTSSDGLQAERLDVVPAFRSLQKQVGTPDSLDSLDIPSSASDGGYEVFSPSATGPSGGQPRALDSGYDTENYESPEFVLKEAQEGCEPQAFEELASEGEGPGPGPETRLSTSLSGLNEKNPYRDSAYFSDLEAEAEAEATSGPEKKCGGDQAPGPELGLPSTGQPSEQVSLRPGVSGEAQGSGPGEVLPPLLRLEGSSPEPSTCPSGLVPEPPEPQGPAEVRPGPSPSCSQFFLLTPVPLRSEGNSSEFQGPPGLLSGPAPQKRMGGLGTPRAPLRLALPGLPAALEGRPEEEEEDSEDSGESDEELRCYSVQEPSEDSEEDAPPVPVVVAESQSARNLRSLLKMPSLLSEAFCEDLERKKKAVSFFDDVTVYLFDQESPTRELGEPFPGAKESPPTFLRGSPGSPSAPNRPQQADGSPNGSTAEEGGGFAWDDDFPLMPAKAAFAMALDPAAPAPAAPTPAPFSRFTVSPAPTSRFSITHVSDSDAESKRGPEAGAGGESKEA, from the exons GGCTGGTTCGGGAAG GTGTTCCTGGGGGAGGTGAACTCTGGCATCAGCAGTGCCCAGGTGGTGGTGAAGGAGCTGCAGGCTAGTGCCAGCGTGCAGGAGCAGATGCAGTTCCTGGAGGAGGTGCAGCCCTACAG GGCCCTGAAGCACAGCAACCTGCTCCAGTGCCTGGCCCAGTGCGCCGAGGTGACACCCTACCTGCTGGTGATGGAGTTCTGCCCACTG GGGGACCTCAAGGGCTACCTGCGGAGCTGCCGGGTGGCGGAGTCCATGGCGCCCGACCCCCGGACCCTGCAGCGCATGGCCTGTGAGGTGGCCTGTGGCGTCCTGCACCTTCATCGCAACAATTTCGTGCACAG CGACCTGGCCCTGCGGAACTGCCTGCTCACGGCTGACCTGACGGTGAAGATTGGTGACTAtggcctggctcactgcaagtacaga GAGGACTACTTCGTGACTGCCGACCAGCTGTGGGTGCCTCTGCGCTGGATCGCGCCAGAGCTGGTGGACGAGGTGCACAGCAACCTGCTCGTCGTGGACCAGACCAAGAGCGGGAATGTGTG GTCCCTGGGCGTGACCATCTGGGAGCTCTTTGAGCTGGGCACGCAGCCCTATCCCCAGCACTCGGACCAGCAGGTGCTGGCGTACACGGTCCGGGAGCAGCAGCTCAAGCTGCCCAAGCCCCAGCTGCAGCTGACCCTGTCGGACCGCTG GTACGAGGTGATGCAGTTCTGCTGGCTGCAGCCCGAGCAGCGGCCCACAGCCGAGGAGGTGCACCTGCTGCTGTCCTACCTGTGTGCCAAGGGCGCCACCGAAGCAGAGGAGGAGTTTGAACGGCGCTGGCGCTCTCTGCGGCCCGGCGGGGGCGGCGTGGGGCCCGGGCCCGGTGCGGCGGGGCCCATGCTGGGCGGCGTGGTGGAGCTCGCCGCTGCCTCGTCCTTCCCGCTGCTGGAGCAGTTCGCGGGCGACGGCTTCCACGCGGACGGCGACGACGTGCTGACGGTGACCGAGACCAGCCGAGGCCTCAATTTTGAGTACAAGTGGGAGGCGGGCCGCGGCGCGGAGGCCTTCCCGGCCACGCTGAGCCCTGGCCGCACCGCACGCCTGCAGGAGCTGTGCGCCCCCGACGGCGCGCCCCCGGGCGTGGTTCCGGTGCTCAGCGCGCACAGCCCGTCGCTGGGCAGCGAGTACTTCATCCGCCTAGAGGAGGCCGCACCCGCCGCCGGCCACGACCCTGACTGCGCCGGCTGCGCCCCCAGTCCACCTGCCACCGCGGACCAGGACGACGACTCTGACGGCAGCACTGCTGCCTCGCTGGCCGTGGAGCCGCTGCTGGGCCACGGGCCACCCGTCGACGTCCCCTGGGGCCGCGGCAACCACTACCCTCGCAGAAGCTTGGCGCGGGACCCGCTCTGCCCCTCACGCTCTCCCTCGCCCTCGGCGGGGCCCCTGAGTCTGGCGGAGGGAGGAGCGGAGGATGCAGACTGGGGCGTGGCCGCCTTCTGTCCTCCCTTCTTCGAGGACCCACTGGGCACGTCCCCTTTGGGGAGCTCAGGGGCGCCCCCGCTGCCGCTGACTGGCGAGGATGAGCTAGAGGAGGTGGGAGCGCGGAGGGCCGCCCAGCGCGGACACTGGCGCTCCAACGTGTCAGCCAACAACAACAGCGGCAGCCGCTGTCCAGAGTCCTGGGACCCCATCTCTGCGGGCTGCCACGCTGAGGGCTGCCCCAGTCCAAAGCAGACCCCACGGGCCTCCCCCGAGCCGGGGTACCCTGGAGAGCCTCTGCTTGGGCTCCAGGCAGCCTCTGCCCAGGAGCCAGGCTGCTGCCCCGGCCTCCCTCATCTATGCtctgcccagggcctggcacctgCTCCCTGCCTGGTTACACCCTCCTGGACAGAGACAGCCGGTAGTGGGGGTGACCACCCGCAGGCAGAGCCCAAGCTTGCCACGGAGGCTGAGGGCACTGCCGGACCCTGTCTGCCCCTTCCTTCCgtcccctccccatcccaggaGGGAGCCCCACTTCCCTCGGAGGAGGCCAGTGCCCCTGACGCCCCTGATGCCCTGCCTGACTCTCCCACGCCTGCTACTGGTGGCGAGGTGTCTGCCATCAAGCTGGCTTCTGTCCTGAATGGCAGCAGCAGCTCTCCCGAGGTGGAGGCACCCAGCAGCGAGGATGAGGACACGGCTGAGGCCACCTCAGGCATCTTCACCGACACGTCCAGCGACGGCCTGCAGGCCGAGAGGCTGGATGTGGTGCCAGCCTTCCGCTCTCTGCAGAAGCAGGTGGGGACCCCCGACTCCCTGGACTCCCTGGACATCCCATCCTCAGCCAGTGATGGTGGCTATGAGGTCTTCAGCCCGTCGGCCACTGGCCCCTCTGGAGGGCAGCCCCGAGCGCTGGACAGTGGCTATGACACCGAGAACTATGAGTCCCCTGAGTTTGTGCTCAAGGAGGCGCAGGAAGGGTGTGAGCCCCAGGCCTTTGAGGAGCTGGCCTCAGAGGGTGAGGGCCCCGGCCCCGGGCCCGAGACGCGGCTCTCCACCTCCCTCAGTGGCCTCAACGAGAAGAATCCCTACCGAGACTCTGCCTACTTCTCAgacctggaggctgaggccgaggCCGAGGCCACCTCAGGCCCAGAGAAGAAGTGCGGCGGGGACCAAGCCCCCGGGCCAGAGCTGGGCCTGCCGAGCACTGGGCAGCCGTCTGAGCAGGTCTCCCTCAGGCCTGGGGTTTCCGGGGAGGCACAAGGCTCTGGCCCCGGGGAGGTGCTGCCCCCACTGCTGCGGCTTGAAGGATCCTCCCCAGAGCCCAGCACCTGCCCCTCGGGCCTGGTCCCAGAGCCTCCGGAGCCCCAAGGCCCAGCCGAGGTGCGGCCTGGGCCCAGCCCCAGCTGCTCCCAGTTTTTCCTGCTGACCCCGGTTCCGCTGAGATCAGAAGGCAACAGCTCTGAGTTCCAGGGGCCCCCAGGACTGTTGTCAGGGCCGGCCCCACAAAAGCGGATGGGGGGCCTAGGCACCCCCAGAGCCCCACTCCGCCTGGCTCTGCCCGGCCTCCCTGCGGCCTTGGAGGGCCggccggaggaggaggaggaggacagtgAGGACAGCGGCGAGTCTGACGAGGAGCTCCGCTGCTACAGCGTCCAGGAGCCTAGCGAGGACAGCGAAGAGGACGCGCCGCCGGTGCCCGTGGTGGTGGCTGAGAGCCAGAGCGCGCGCAACCTGCGCAGCCTGCTCAAGATGCCCAGCCTGCTGTCCGAGGCCTTCTGCGAGGACCTGGAACGCAAGAAGAAGGCCGTGTCCTTCTTCGACGACGTCACCGTCTACCTCTTTGACCAG GAAAGCCCCACCCGGGAGCTCGGGGAGCCCTTCCCGGGCGCCAAGGAATCGCCCCCCACGTTCCTTAGGGGGAGCCCCGGCTCTCCCAGCGCCCCCAACCGGCCGCAGCAGGCTGATGGCTCCCCAAATGGCTCCACAGCGGAAGAGG GTGGTGGGTTCGCGTGGGACGACGACTTCCCGCTGATGCCGGCCAAGGCAGCCTTCGCCATGGCCCTAGACCCGGCCGCACCCGCCCCGGCTGCGCCCACGCCCGCTCCCTTCTCGCGCTTCACGGTGTCGCCCGCGCCCACGTCCCGCTTCTCCATCACGCACGTGTCTGACTCGGACGCCGAGTCCAAGAGAG GACCTGAAGCTGGTGCCGGGGGTGAGAGTAAAGAGGCTTGA
- the AATK gene encoding serine/threonine-protein kinase LMTK1 isoform X1, with translation MAKQPGRSVQLLKSTDVGRHSLLYLKEIGHGWFGKVFLGEVNSGISSAQVVVKELQASASVQEQMQFLEEVQPYRALKHSNLLQCLAQCAEVTPYLLVMEFCPLGDLKGYLRSCRVAESMAPDPRTLQRMACEVACGVLHLHRNNFVHSDLALRNCLLTADLTVKIGDYGLAHCKYREDYFVTADQLWVPLRWIAPELVDEVHSNLLVVDQTKSGNVWSLGVTIWELFELGTQPYPQHSDQQVLAYTVREQQLKLPKPQLQLTLSDRWYEVMQFCWLQPEQRPTAEEVHLLLSYLCAKGATEAEEEFERRWRSLRPGGGGVGPGPGAAGPMLGGVVELAAASSFPLLEQFAGDGFHADGDDVLTVTETSRGLNFEYKWEAGRGAEAFPATLSPGRTARLQELCAPDGAPPGVVPVLSAHSPSLGSEYFIRLEEAAPAAGHDPDCAGCAPSPPATADQDDDSDGSTAASLAVEPLLGHGPPVDVPWGRGNHYPRRSLARDPLCPSRSPSPSAGPLSLAEGGAEDADWGVAAFCPPFFEDPLGTSPLGSSGAPPLPLTGEDELEEVGARRAAQRGHWRSNVSANNNSGSRCPESWDPISAGCHAEGCPSPKQTPRASPEPGYPGEPLLGLQAASAQEPGCCPGLPHLCSAQGLAPAPCLVTPSWTETAGSGGDHPQAEPKLATEAEGTAGPCLPLPSVPSPSQEGAPLPSEEASAPDAPDALPDSPTPATGGEVSAIKLASVLNGSSSSPEVEAPSSEDEDTAEATSGIFTDTSSDGLQAERLDVVPAFRSLQKQVGTPDSLDSLDIPSSASDGGYEVFSPSATGPSGGQPRALDSGYDTENYESPEFVLKEAQEGCEPQAFEELASEGEGPGPGPETRLSTSLSGLNEKNPYRDSAYFSDLEAEAEAEATSGPEKKCGGDQAPGPELGLPSTGQPSEQVSLRPGVSGEAQGSGPGEVLPPLLRLEGSSPEPSTCPSGLVPEPPEPQGPAEVRPGPSPSCSQFFLLTPVPLRSEGNSSEFQGPPGLLSGPAPQKRMGGLGTPRAPLRLALPGLPAALEGRPEEEEEDSEDSGESDEELRCYSVQEPSEDSEEDAPPVPVVVAESQSARNLRSLLKMPSLLSEAFCEDLERKKKAVSFFDDVTVYLFDQESPTRELGEPFPGAKESPPTFLRGSPGSPSAPNRPQQADGSPNGSTAEEAGGGFAWDDDFPLMPAKAAFAMALDPAAPAPAAPTPAPFSRFTVSPAPTSRFSITHVSDSDAESKRGPEAGAGGESKEA, from the exons GGCTGGTTCGGGAAG GTGTTCCTGGGGGAGGTGAACTCTGGCATCAGCAGTGCCCAGGTGGTGGTGAAGGAGCTGCAGGCTAGTGCCAGCGTGCAGGAGCAGATGCAGTTCCTGGAGGAGGTGCAGCCCTACAG GGCCCTGAAGCACAGCAACCTGCTCCAGTGCCTGGCCCAGTGCGCCGAGGTGACACCCTACCTGCTGGTGATGGAGTTCTGCCCACTG GGGGACCTCAAGGGCTACCTGCGGAGCTGCCGGGTGGCGGAGTCCATGGCGCCCGACCCCCGGACCCTGCAGCGCATGGCCTGTGAGGTGGCCTGTGGCGTCCTGCACCTTCATCGCAACAATTTCGTGCACAG CGACCTGGCCCTGCGGAACTGCCTGCTCACGGCTGACCTGACGGTGAAGATTGGTGACTAtggcctggctcactgcaagtacaga GAGGACTACTTCGTGACTGCCGACCAGCTGTGGGTGCCTCTGCGCTGGATCGCGCCAGAGCTGGTGGACGAGGTGCACAGCAACCTGCTCGTCGTGGACCAGACCAAGAGCGGGAATGTGTG GTCCCTGGGCGTGACCATCTGGGAGCTCTTTGAGCTGGGCACGCAGCCCTATCCCCAGCACTCGGACCAGCAGGTGCTGGCGTACACGGTCCGGGAGCAGCAGCTCAAGCTGCCCAAGCCCCAGCTGCAGCTGACCCTGTCGGACCGCTG GTACGAGGTGATGCAGTTCTGCTGGCTGCAGCCCGAGCAGCGGCCCACAGCCGAGGAGGTGCACCTGCTGCTGTCCTACCTGTGTGCCAAGGGCGCCACCGAAGCAGAGGAGGAGTTTGAACGGCGCTGGCGCTCTCTGCGGCCCGGCGGGGGCGGCGTGGGGCCCGGGCCCGGTGCGGCGGGGCCCATGCTGGGCGGCGTGGTGGAGCTCGCCGCTGCCTCGTCCTTCCCGCTGCTGGAGCAGTTCGCGGGCGACGGCTTCCACGCGGACGGCGACGACGTGCTGACGGTGACCGAGACCAGCCGAGGCCTCAATTTTGAGTACAAGTGGGAGGCGGGCCGCGGCGCGGAGGCCTTCCCGGCCACGCTGAGCCCTGGCCGCACCGCACGCCTGCAGGAGCTGTGCGCCCCCGACGGCGCGCCCCCGGGCGTGGTTCCGGTGCTCAGCGCGCACAGCCCGTCGCTGGGCAGCGAGTACTTCATCCGCCTAGAGGAGGCCGCACCCGCCGCCGGCCACGACCCTGACTGCGCCGGCTGCGCCCCCAGTCCACCTGCCACCGCGGACCAGGACGACGACTCTGACGGCAGCACTGCTGCCTCGCTGGCCGTGGAGCCGCTGCTGGGCCACGGGCCACCCGTCGACGTCCCCTGGGGCCGCGGCAACCACTACCCTCGCAGAAGCTTGGCGCGGGACCCGCTCTGCCCCTCACGCTCTCCCTCGCCCTCGGCGGGGCCCCTGAGTCTGGCGGAGGGAGGAGCGGAGGATGCAGACTGGGGCGTGGCCGCCTTCTGTCCTCCCTTCTTCGAGGACCCACTGGGCACGTCCCCTTTGGGGAGCTCAGGGGCGCCCCCGCTGCCGCTGACTGGCGAGGATGAGCTAGAGGAGGTGGGAGCGCGGAGGGCCGCCCAGCGCGGACACTGGCGCTCCAACGTGTCAGCCAACAACAACAGCGGCAGCCGCTGTCCAGAGTCCTGGGACCCCATCTCTGCGGGCTGCCACGCTGAGGGCTGCCCCAGTCCAAAGCAGACCCCACGGGCCTCCCCCGAGCCGGGGTACCCTGGAGAGCCTCTGCTTGGGCTCCAGGCAGCCTCTGCCCAGGAGCCAGGCTGCTGCCCCGGCCTCCCTCATCTATGCtctgcccagggcctggcacctgCTCCCTGCCTGGTTACACCCTCCTGGACAGAGACAGCCGGTAGTGGGGGTGACCACCCGCAGGCAGAGCCCAAGCTTGCCACGGAGGCTGAGGGCACTGCCGGACCCTGTCTGCCCCTTCCTTCCgtcccctccccatcccaggaGGGAGCCCCACTTCCCTCGGAGGAGGCCAGTGCCCCTGACGCCCCTGATGCCCTGCCTGACTCTCCCACGCCTGCTACTGGTGGCGAGGTGTCTGCCATCAAGCTGGCTTCTGTCCTGAATGGCAGCAGCAGCTCTCCCGAGGTGGAGGCACCCAGCAGCGAGGATGAGGACACGGCTGAGGCCACCTCAGGCATCTTCACCGACACGTCCAGCGACGGCCTGCAGGCCGAGAGGCTGGATGTGGTGCCAGCCTTCCGCTCTCTGCAGAAGCAGGTGGGGACCCCCGACTCCCTGGACTCCCTGGACATCCCATCCTCAGCCAGTGATGGTGGCTATGAGGTCTTCAGCCCGTCGGCCACTGGCCCCTCTGGAGGGCAGCCCCGAGCGCTGGACAGTGGCTATGACACCGAGAACTATGAGTCCCCTGAGTTTGTGCTCAAGGAGGCGCAGGAAGGGTGTGAGCCCCAGGCCTTTGAGGAGCTGGCCTCAGAGGGTGAGGGCCCCGGCCCCGGGCCCGAGACGCGGCTCTCCACCTCCCTCAGTGGCCTCAACGAGAAGAATCCCTACCGAGACTCTGCCTACTTCTCAgacctggaggctgaggccgaggCCGAGGCCACCTCAGGCCCAGAGAAGAAGTGCGGCGGGGACCAAGCCCCCGGGCCAGAGCTGGGCCTGCCGAGCACTGGGCAGCCGTCTGAGCAGGTCTCCCTCAGGCCTGGGGTTTCCGGGGAGGCACAAGGCTCTGGCCCCGGGGAGGTGCTGCCCCCACTGCTGCGGCTTGAAGGATCCTCCCCAGAGCCCAGCACCTGCCCCTCGGGCCTGGTCCCAGAGCCTCCGGAGCCCCAAGGCCCAGCCGAGGTGCGGCCTGGGCCCAGCCCCAGCTGCTCCCAGTTTTTCCTGCTGACCCCGGTTCCGCTGAGATCAGAAGGCAACAGCTCTGAGTTCCAGGGGCCCCCAGGACTGTTGTCAGGGCCGGCCCCACAAAAGCGGATGGGGGGCCTAGGCACCCCCAGAGCCCCACTCCGCCTGGCTCTGCCCGGCCTCCCTGCGGCCTTGGAGGGCCggccggaggaggaggaggaggacagtgAGGACAGCGGCGAGTCTGACGAGGAGCTCCGCTGCTACAGCGTCCAGGAGCCTAGCGAGGACAGCGAAGAGGACGCGCCGCCGGTGCCCGTGGTGGTGGCTGAGAGCCAGAGCGCGCGCAACCTGCGCAGCCTGCTCAAGATGCCCAGCCTGCTGTCCGAGGCCTTCTGCGAGGACCTGGAACGCAAGAAGAAGGCCGTGTCCTTCTTCGACGACGTCACCGTCTACCTCTTTGACCAG GAAAGCCCCACCCGGGAGCTCGGGGAGCCCTTCCCGGGCGCCAAGGAATCGCCCCCCACGTTCCTTAGGGGGAGCCCCGGCTCTCCCAGCGCCCCCAACCGGCCGCAGCAGGCTGATGGCTCCCCAAATGGCTCCACAGCGGAAGAGG CAGGTGGTGGGTTCGCGTGGGACGACGACTTCCCGCTGATGCCGGCCAAGGCAGCCTTCGCCATGGCCCTAGACCCGGCCGCACCCGCCCCGGCTGCGCCCACGCCCGCTCCCTTCTCGCGCTTCACGGTGTCGCCCGCGCCCACGTCCCGCTTCTCCATCACGCACGTGTCTGACTCGGACGCCGAGTCCAAGAGAG GACCTGAAGCTGGTGCCGGGGGTGAGAGTAAAGAGGCTTGA
- the AATK gene encoding serine/threonine-protein kinase LMTK1 isoform X3 — MAKQPGRSVQLLKSTDVGRHSLLYLKEIGHGWFGKVFLGEVNSGISSAQVVVKELQASASVQEQMQFLEEVQPYRALKHSNLLQCLAQCAEVTPYLLVMEFCPLGDLKGYLRSCRVAESMAPDPRTLQRMACEVACGVLHLHRNNFVHSDLALRNCLLTADLTVKIGDYGLAHCKYREDYFVTADQLWVPLRWIAPELVDEVHSNLLVVDQTKSGNVWYEVMQFCWLQPEQRPTAEEVHLLLSYLCAKGATEAEEEFERRWRSLRPGGGGVGPGPGAAGPMLGGVVELAAASSFPLLEQFAGDGFHADGDDVLTVTETSRGLNFEYKWEAGRGAEAFPATLSPGRTARLQELCAPDGAPPGVVPVLSAHSPSLGSEYFIRLEEAAPAAGHDPDCAGCAPSPPATADQDDDSDGSTAASLAVEPLLGHGPPVDVPWGRGNHYPRRSLARDPLCPSRSPSPSAGPLSLAEGGAEDADWGVAAFCPPFFEDPLGTSPLGSSGAPPLPLTGEDELEEVGARRAAQRGHWRSNVSANNNSGSRCPESWDPISAGCHAEGCPSPKQTPRASPEPGYPGEPLLGLQAASAQEPGCCPGLPHLCSAQGLAPAPCLVTPSWTETAGSGGDHPQAEPKLATEAEGTAGPCLPLPSVPSPSQEGAPLPSEEASAPDAPDALPDSPTPATGGEVSAIKLASVLNGSSSSPEVEAPSSEDEDTAEATSGIFTDTSSDGLQAERLDVVPAFRSLQKQVGTPDSLDSLDIPSSASDGGYEVFSPSATGPSGGQPRALDSGYDTENYESPEFVLKEAQEGCEPQAFEELASEGEGPGPGPETRLSTSLSGLNEKNPYRDSAYFSDLEAEAEAEATSGPEKKCGGDQAPGPELGLPSTGQPSEQVSLRPGVSGEAQGSGPGEVLPPLLRLEGSSPEPSTCPSGLVPEPPEPQGPAEVRPGPSPSCSQFFLLTPVPLRSEGNSSEFQGPPGLLSGPAPQKRMGGLGTPRAPLRLALPGLPAALEGRPEEEEEDSEDSGESDEELRCYSVQEPSEDSEEDAPPVPVVVAESQSARNLRSLLKMPSLLSEAFCEDLERKKKAVSFFDDVTVYLFDQESPTRELGEPFPGAKESPPTFLRGSPGSPSAPNRPQQADGSPNGSTAEEAGGGFAWDDDFPLMPAKAAFAMALDPAAPAPAAPTPAPFSRFTVSPAPTSRFSITHVSDSDAESKRGPEAGAGGESKEA; from the exons GGCTGGTTCGGGAAG GTGTTCCTGGGGGAGGTGAACTCTGGCATCAGCAGTGCCCAGGTGGTGGTGAAGGAGCTGCAGGCTAGTGCCAGCGTGCAGGAGCAGATGCAGTTCCTGGAGGAGGTGCAGCCCTACAG GGCCCTGAAGCACAGCAACCTGCTCCAGTGCCTGGCCCAGTGCGCCGAGGTGACACCCTACCTGCTGGTGATGGAGTTCTGCCCACTG GGGGACCTCAAGGGCTACCTGCGGAGCTGCCGGGTGGCGGAGTCCATGGCGCCCGACCCCCGGACCCTGCAGCGCATGGCCTGTGAGGTGGCCTGTGGCGTCCTGCACCTTCATCGCAACAATTTCGTGCACAG CGACCTGGCCCTGCGGAACTGCCTGCTCACGGCTGACCTGACGGTGAAGATTGGTGACTAtggcctggctcactgcaagtacaga GAGGACTACTTCGTGACTGCCGACCAGCTGTGGGTGCCTCTGCGCTGGATCGCGCCAGAGCTGGTGGACGAGGTGCACAGCAACCTGCTCGTCGTGGACCAGACCAAGAGCGGGAATGTGTG GTACGAGGTGATGCAGTTCTGCTGGCTGCAGCCCGAGCAGCGGCCCACAGCCGAGGAGGTGCACCTGCTGCTGTCCTACCTGTGTGCCAAGGGCGCCACCGAAGCAGAGGAGGAGTTTGAACGGCGCTGGCGCTCTCTGCGGCCCGGCGGGGGCGGCGTGGGGCCCGGGCCCGGTGCGGCGGGGCCCATGCTGGGCGGCGTGGTGGAGCTCGCCGCTGCCTCGTCCTTCCCGCTGCTGGAGCAGTTCGCGGGCGACGGCTTCCACGCGGACGGCGACGACGTGCTGACGGTGACCGAGACCAGCCGAGGCCTCAATTTTGAGTACAAGTGGGAGGCGGGCCGCGGCGCGGAGGCCTTCCCGGCCACGCTGAGCCCTGGCCGCACCGCACGCCTGCAGGAGCTGTGCGCCCCCGACGGCGCGCCCCCGGGCGTGGTTCCGGTGCTCAGCGCGCACAGCCCGTCGCTGGGCAGCGAGTACTTCATCCGCCTAGAGGAGGCCGCACCCGCCGCCGGCCACGACCCTGACTGCGCCGGCTGCGCCCCCAGTCCACCTGCCACCGCGGACCAGGACGACGACTCTGACGGCAGCACTGCTGCCTCGCTGGCCGTGGAGCCGCTGCTGGGCCACGGGCCACCCGTCGACGTCCCCTGGGGCCGCGGCAACCACTACCCTCGCAGAAGCTTGGCGCGGGACCCGCTCTGCCCCTCACGCTCTCCCTCGCCCTCGGCGGGGCCCCTGAGTCTGGCGGAGGGAGGAGCGGAGGATGCAGACTGGGGCGTGGCCGCCTTCTGTCCTCCCTTCTTCGAGGACCCACTGGGCACGTCCCCTTTGGGGAGCTCAGGGGCGCCCCCGCTGCCGCTGACTGGCGAGGATGAGCTAGAGGAGGTGGGAGCGCGGAGGGCCGCCCAGCGCGGACACTGGCGCTCCAACGTGTCAGCCAACAACAACAGCGGCAGCCGCTGTCCAGAGTCCTGGGACCCCATCTCTGCGGGCTGCCACGCTGAGGGCTGCCCCAGTCCAAAGCAGACCCCACGGGCCTCCCCCGAGCCGGGGTACCCTGGAGAGCCTCTGCTTGGGCTCCAGGCAGCCTCTGCCCAGGAGCCAGGCTGCTGCCCCGGCCTCCCTCATCTATGCtctgcccagggcctggcacctgCTCCCTGCCTGGTTACACCCTCCTGGACAGAGACAGCCGGTAGTGGGGGTGACCACCCGCAGGCAGAGCCCAAGCTTGCCACGGAGGCTGAGGGCACTGCCGGACCCTGTCTGCCCCTTCCTTCCgtcccctccccatcccaggaGGGAGCCCCACTTCCCTCGGAGGAGGCCAGTGCCCCTGACGCCCCTGATGCCCTGCCTGACTCTCCCACGCCTGCTACTGGTGGCGAGGTGTCTGCCATCAAGCTGGCTTCTGTCCTGAATGGCAGCAGCAGCTCTCCCGAGGTGGAGGCACCCAGCAGCGAGGATGAGGACACGGCTGAGGCCACCTCAGGCATCTTCACCGACACGTCCAGCGACGGCCTGCAGGCCGAGAGGCTGGATGTGGTGCCAGCCTTCCGCTCTCTGCAGAAGCAGGTGGGGACCCCCGACTCCCTGGACTCCCTGGACATCCCATCCTCAGCCAGTGATGGTGGCTATGAGGTCTTCAGCCCGTCGGCCACTGGCCCCTCTGGAGGGCAGCCCCGAGCGCTGGACAGTGGCTATGACACCGAGAACTATGAGTCCCCTGAGTTTGTGCTCAAGGAGGCGCAGGAAGGGTGTGAGCCCCAGGCCTTTGAGGAGCTGGCCTCAGAGGGTGAGGGCCCCGGCCCCGGGCCCGAGACGCGGCTCTCCACCTCCCTCAGTGGCCTCAACGAGAAGAATCCCTACCGAGACTCTGCCTACTTCTCAgacctggaggctgaggccgaggCCGAGGCCACCTCAGGCCCAGAGAAGAAGTGCGGCGGGGACCAAGCCCCCGGGCCAGAGCTGGGCCTGCCGAGCACTGGGCAGCCGTCTGAGCAGGTCTCCCTCAGGCCTGGGGTTTCCGGGGAGGCACAAGGCTCTGGCCCCGGGGAGGTGCTGCCCCCACTGCTGCGGCTTGAAGGATCCTCCCCAGAGCCCAGCACCTGCCCCTCGGGCCTGGTCCCAGAGCCTCCGGAGCCCCAAGGCCCAGCCGAGGTGCGGCCTGGGCCCAGCCCCAGCTGCTCCCAGTTTTTCCTGCTGACCCCGGTTCCGCTGAGATCAGAAGGCAACAGCTCTGAGTTCCAGGGGCCCCCAGGACTGTTGTCAGGGCCGGCCCCACAAAAGCGGATGGGGGGCCTAGGCACCCCCAGAGCCCCACTCCGCCTGGCTCTGCCCGGCCTCCCTGCGGCCTTGGAGGGCCggccggaggaggaggaggaggacagtgAGGACAGCGGCGAGTCTGACGAGGAGCTCCGCTGCTACAGCGTCCAGGAGCCTAGCGAGGACAGCGAAGAGGACGCGCCGCCGGTGCCCGTGGTGGTGGCTGAGAGCCAGAGCGCGCGCAACCTGCGCAGCCTGCTCAAGATGCCCAGCCTGCTGTCCGAGGCCTTCTGCGAGGACCTGGAACGCAAGAAGAAGGCCGTGTCCTTCTTCGACGACGTCACCGTCTACCTCTTTGACCAG GAAAGCCCCACCCGGGAGCTCGGGGAGCCCTTCCCGGGCGCCAAGGAATCGCCCCCCACGTTCCTTAGGGGGAGCCCCGGCTCTCCCAGCGCCCCCAACCGGCCGCAGCAGGCTGATGGCTCCCCAAATGGCTCCACAGCGGAAGAGG CAGGTGGTGGGTTCGCGTGGGACGACGACTTCCCGCTGATGCCGGCCAAGGCAGCCTTCGCCATGGCCCTAGACCCGGCCGCACCCGCCCCGGCTGCGCCCACGCCCGCTCCCTTCTCGCGCTTCACGGTGTCGCCCGCGCCCACGTCCCGCTTCTCCATCACGCACGTGTCTGACTCGGACGCCGAGTCCAAGAGAG GACCTGAAGCTGGTGCCGGGGGTGAGAGTAAAGAGGCTTGA